In a single window of the Lagenorhynchus albirostris chromosome 19, mLagAlb1.1, whole genome shotgun sequence genome:
- the DUXB gene encoding LOW QUALITY PROTEIN: double homeobox protein B (The sequence of the model RefSeq protein was modified relative to this genomic sequence to represent the inferred CDS: inserted 2 bases in 2 codons; substituted 2 bases at 2 genomic stop codons), with amino-acid sequence MNFNHIYKIPSQKLRVDILLQKETWQGKIIYNQSQKNILQAWFEHDPYPEKANRKQLAKEIGIPESNTQIWFKNHRARQSRLGFSSSXEXDQTHGQNQPQPYTQEYLPKGATQDHTSVPRSQSNILVQAFKRNQFFDIANRKTLXQTGIPESRIQMWFQDPRSLYPGQSTSEPVNSLVYGPNGRPGQSVMMQPMQAVQRGENSPAILTLGNYVPALLTMGGDPDTQYPFWPQYQERQDHQEQADMGVLQLEDYSQPQAEHKKPPPQDLSQVDISYFLQXWDECCQALTAERDPQKGTH; translated from the exons ATGaactttaatcacatctacaaaataccttcacagaaactCCGAGTAG ACATACTATTACAAAAAGAAACCTGGCAAGGCAAGATTATTTACAACCAGAGTCAAAAGAATATCCTCCAAGCATGGTTTGAACATGACCCTTACCCTGAAAAAGCTAACAGGAAACAACTGGCCAAGGAAATTGGCATTCCAGAATCTAA CACTCAGATTTGGTTTAAAAACCACAGAGCAAGACAGAGCCGATTGGGGTTCAGCTCCTCCTAGG AAGACCAAACCCATGGACAGAACCAGCCTCAGCCTTATACTCAAG AATACTTACCAAAAGGAGCCACACAAGACCACACATCGGTTCCAAGATCTCAATCAAACATTCTAGTTCAAGCCTTCAAGAGGAACCAATTCTTTGATATTGCAAACAGGAAAACAC GCCAAACAGGCATTCCAGAATCGAGAATTCAA ATGTGGTTTCAGGACCCAAGATCTCTGTACCCTGGGCAGAGCACAAGTGAGCCTGTGAATTCCTTGGTATATGGCCCAAATGGGAGACCTG GACAAAGTGTCATGATGCAGCCCATGCAGGCTGTGCAGAGAGGAGAGAACTCTCCCGCTATTCTAACACTTGGGAATTACGTGCCAGCACTGCTGACTATGGGAGGAGACCCAGATACTCAGTACCCCTTCTGGCCCCAATACCAAGAACGCCAGGATCACCAAGAACAGGCTGACATGGGAGTACTGCAGTTGGAAGACTATTCTCAGCCTCAAGCTGAGCACAAAAAACCACCACCACAGGATCTGAGCCAGGTGGACATATCttactttctgcagtgatgggaTGAGTGCTGCCAGGCTCTGACTGCAGAGCGGGATCCTCAAAAAGGGACCCACTGA